One genomic segment of Hordeum vulgare subsp. vulgare chromosome 2H, MorexV3_pseudomolecules_assembly, whole genome shotgun sequence includes these proteins:
- the LOC123428792 gene encoding mitochondrial metalloendopeptidase OMA1-like produces MNWESDAYGIACYSGLLPSGTTCLSSCSRSLLPAAVRVMRLFCQPMPMSLHVSQDCCTSLWRSVTGHFALHGCSHALWRARRAIVPPIFRSSTRIIIYREFEYETVPYTNRTHKVLFSPRRVRRTAEHVFANFKKEHASKILDPHHHQSVRVHAIGSKIIRAIRRGLSIKSKLEQRRKEPPQMVTCLDWIDHLNWEVIVIEDKFKKAACFAGGGKIIVYTGLLDHFSTDAEVATVIAHEVGHVIARHSIEMIKIFTLCFPTRLLVTPLLQRHELEADYIGMLLLAAAGFDPHAAPLLFEKLERIKGQSVLTKLLCFFQLKAHPSRRRRAWLLSQPKVMEEAMKLYREATSDDGPDKA; encoded by the exons ATGAACTGGGAGAGTGATGCTTATGGCATCGCATGTTATTCAGGACTCCTTCCTTCCGGTACCACGTGCCTGAGCAGCTGCTCGCGCTCCCTCCTCCCGGCAGCCGTCCGCGTCATGCGACTCTTCTGCCAACCTATGCCTATGTCATTGCATGTTTCTCAGGACTGTTGTACTTCCCTCTGGAGGTCGGTGACCGGCCACTTTGCTCTTCACGGGTGCTCCCACGCGCTGTGGAGGGCCAGGAGGGCAATTGTGCCACCAATTTTCCGCTCAAGCACAAGGATCATCATCTACCGTGAATTTGAATATGAGACTGTGCCTTACACCAACCGCACCCACAAGGTCCTCTTCTCTCCCAGGAGAGTGCGCAGGACGGCAGAGCACGTCTTTGCCAATTTCAAGAAGGAGCACGCCTCCAAGATCCTAGAcccgcaccaccaccaaagcgttCGTGTCCACGCCATTGGTTCGAAGATCATTCGCGCTATTCGTCGTGGCTTGTCCATCAAGAGCAAGCTAGAACAACGAAGAAAGGAACCGCCACAGATGGTGACATGTCTGGATTGGATCGACCACCTCAACTGGGAGGTGATAGTTATCGAAGACAAATTCAAGAAAGCAGCATGCTTTGCCGGCGGCGGTAAGATTATAGTCTacacgggattacttgatcatttCAGCACGGATGCTGAGGTTGCCACCGTCATCGCGCATGAG gTTGGACATGTTATTGCGAGGCACTCGATTGAGATGATCAAAATATTCACGTTGTGCTTCCCAACCCGCCTCCTTGTGACGCCATTGTTACAAAG GCACGAGCTAGAGGCGGATTACATTGGaatgttgctacttgctgctgctggtTTCGATCCCCATGCTGCCCCTTTGTTGTTTGAAAAGCTAGAAAGGATAAAGGGGCAGTCGGTGTTGACAAAATTGCTCTGTTTCTTCCAATTAAAAGCTCATCCGTCGCGGAGGCGAAGAGCATGGCTTTTATCGCAACCCAAAGTCATGGAGGAGGCAATGAAATTATACAGAGAAGCAACCAGTGATGATGGGCCCGACAAGGCCTAG